The following is a genomic window from Amycolatopsis acidiphila.
CCGCGCGGAGGTCGTCGAGGCGCTCACCGGCCTCGGGTTCCCGCTCAAGCAGTCCGAGCAGGCGGTGGAGAAGGTGCTGGCGGGCACTGGTGGTACTGCGGCGGCCGACACCGCGACGGTGCTGCGCGCCGCCCTGACCACCCTCGGCCGCAAGGGCTAGGCCTCCGGCGTGCACGATGACAGCGTGACCGAATTCGACGCCGACGAGACCCTCTCGGCGCTGCCGCAGACCGGCGAGCGCGAGGTCGAGACGACGCTGCGCCCGCGCAGGCTGGCGGAGTTCGTCGGTCAGCCCCGGGTCCGCGAGCAGCTGGAGCTGGTGCTGGAGAGCGCCCGCCGGCGCGGCGTCCCGCCCGACCACGTGCTGCTGTCGGGCCCGCCCGGGCTCGGCAAGACGAGCCTCGCGATGATCATCGCGGTCGAGCTCGACGCGGCGATCCGGATCACCTCCGGCCCCGCGCTGGAACGCGCGGGCGACCTGGCCGCGATGCTGTCCAACCTCGCCGAGGGCGACGTGCTGTTCATCGACGAGATCCACCGGATCGCCCGGCCCGCCGAGGAGATGCTCTACCTCGCGATGGAGGACTTCCGCGTCGACGTCGTCGTCGGCAAGGGCCCGGGCGCGACCAGCATCCCGCTGGAGATCGCGCCGTTCACCCTCGTCGGGGCCACCACCCGCTCCGGCGCGCTGACCGGCCCATTGCGCGACCGCTTCGGCTTCACCGGCCAGATGGAGTTCTACGCCGACCACGAGCTGGACCAGGTCGTCCGGCGTGCGGCCGCCATCCTGGGCATCGAGGTCGACGCCGAGGCCAGTGCCGAGATCGCCCGCCGCTCGCGCGGCACGCCCCGGATCGCCAACCGGCTGCTCCGGCGCGTGCGCGACTACGCCGAGGTCAGGGCCGACGGGCACATCACGCTGGCGGTCACCCGGGCCGCGCTCGAGGTCTACGATGTGGATGAGCTGGGCCTGGACCGGCTGGACCGGGCGGTGCTCGGCGCGCTGGTCAACTCGTTCGGCGGCGGACCCGTCGGGGTCTCCACGCTGGCGGTCGCGGTGGGTGAGGAGCCGACCACGGTCGAAGAGGTGTGCGAACCCTATCTGGTTCGCGCGGGTATGCTCGCCCGGACTCCACGGGGACGGGTGGCCACCCCCGCCGCGTGGGAGCACCTCGGCCTCCGTCCGCCACCGGACTACGGCCGGTCGGACCAGTCGGCGCTGTTCGATTAGCACGCCACTGGTGAATACCGCGGTGGCACCTGGCACACTCGAAAGAGCACATCCGGACAAATAGGTGCGCGCGCCGCGTGTGCCGAATGGAGAATCATGAACCAGCTTTTCCTGCCGTTGCTCCTCATGCTCGTGGTGGCGATCCCGCTGATCATGGGTAGCCGGAAGCAGAAGCGCGCCGCGGCGGAGCAGAAGCGGCTGCAGGGCGACCTGACCGAGGGCGACCGCGTGATGACCACGTCGGGCCTCTACGGCACCGTGGCCGACACCAGCGACGAGACCACGATCGACGTGGAGATCGCGCCGGGCGTCGTCACCACCTGGCTGCGCCAGGCGGTGCGCGAGAAGGTCGCCCCGGTGGTCGACGAGGCCGAGGAGATCGAGGACGCCGAGCCCGCGACGGTCGAGGCCGTCGACGAGACGCCGGCCCAGCAGCAGTCCGGCGCCCAGGTCGCGCCGCCGCTCGAGCACGGCAAGAAGTAGCCCGGGTGCCCGCCGCCCGAGCCGGTGCCGGCGAACGGGCGGCCCGCTCGGATGCCGGCCCCTGGCGCTGGAGGCGGCGCCGGGGGCACAACGCTGCCCTAACGGGCCACCGAGTAGTGTCTCGGTGCTAGCAGCGGGCCACCAGCCCGGGTTCTGACCATCCCCGAGGAGAACGACCACCGTGGCACCACCGGCCGGGCGGATCCGCCCGGGACGCTATCTCGTCTTCTTCGTCTTGATCGTGGTCGTGCTCTACGCGCTGGTGTTCCTCACCGGTGGCGGGAAGCCCACCCCCAAGCTGGGCATCGACCTGCAGGGCGGCACGCGGGTCACGCTCAGCGCGCGCACGCCCGACGGCTCGGCCCCGTCGAAGGACTCGCTCAACCAGGCCCGCCAGATCATCGAGAGGCGCGTCAACGGCTTCGGCGTGAGCGGCGCCGAGATCATCCTCGACGGCAACAACATCGTCATCACCGTGCCCGGTGAGCAGGGCGGCGACGAGGCGAAGAAGCTGGGGCAGACGGCGAAGCTGGGCTTCCGCAAGGTGCTCGACGCGCAGACCCCCACCACGCCACCCGCTCCGGCGGTGCCCGGCGCCGACGACCAGACCCCCCAGCTGATCCAGCAGGCGAAGGCCACGCGGCAGGACGCGGGCCTGGTCACCGGCACCGGCAACAGCGTCGCCGAGTCCGCGACGGCGCAGCAGGCGCTGGCCGCGTTCACCTGCGCGGCCCATGACCCGCTGCGCGGCAACGACGACCCGAACCTGCCGCTGCTGACGTGCAACCAGGACGGCAGTGAGAAGTACCTGCTGGGTCCGGTGTTCCTGCAGGGCACGGAGATCGACAACGCGGTGGCCTCGCCGCCGGCGCAGAACAAGCCCGGCTGGACCGTCGACCTGACGTTCAAGTCCGCCGGCAGGCAGATCTGGGCCGACTTCACCACGAAGAACATCCAGCAGCGCGCGGCGTTCGTGCTGGACACGCAGGTGGTGTCGGCGCCGACGATCCAGAGCGCGATCGTGGACGGCAACACCCAGATCAGCGGCAGCTTCACCCAGCAGCAGACCAAGGACCTCGCCGACGTCCTCAAGTACGGCTCGCTGCCGCTGTCGTTCACGTCCTCGGACGCCACCACCGTGTCGGCCACCCTCGGCCTCGCGTCGCTGAAGGCCGGCCTCATCGCCGGTGGCCTCGGCCTGGCGCTGGTGTTCGTGTACTGCCTGTTCTACTACCGCCTGCTCGGCGCGCTCACCATCGTCTCGCTGGCCCTGTCCGGACTGGTCGTGTACTCGGTGCTGGTGCTGCTGGGCCGCTGGATCGGCTTCACCCTCGACCTCGCGGGCGTCGCCGGGTTCATCATCGCGATCGGAGTCACGGCGGACTCGTTCGTCGTGTTCTTCGAACGGCTCAAGGACGAGATACGCGAGGGCCGCACGTTCCGGTCCGCGGTGCCGCGCGGGTGGACCAGGGCGCGGCGCACCATCCTGGCCTCCGACGCGGTCATGTTCCTCGCCTCCGCGGTGCTCTACGCGATCGCGGTCGGCGACGTGCAGGGCTTCGCCTTCACCCTCGGCATGTCGACGGTGCTCGACCTGGTCGTGGTGTTCCTGGTGACCCATCCGCTGGTGTCGCTCGCCGCGAGGTCGAAGACCCTGTCCAACCCCAAGCTCACCGGGCTCGGCGGCGTGCAGCACCTCGCCGACGAGCGCCGGAGCGCACGGAAAGCCGCCGGTGCGGCCGCGAAGGAGGCGTGAGGTGGCCAGCCCCGAAAAGGACACGCCCACTCCGACGACCTCGGTGAAGAAGGGCAGCGTCTTCCACCGGCTCTACGTCGGCACAGGCGCGTTCGACATCGTCGGCAAGCGCAAGCGGTGGTACGTCTTCTTCGGCGCACTGGTGCTCGTGTGCATCGCCTCGATGGGCGTCCGCGGGTTCAACCTGGGCATCGAGTTCGAGGGCGGCACGCAGATCCAGCTGCCGGCCCACGGTGCGCACGGCACGATCACCCCGGACCAGGCGAAGCAGGTCTTCGCGGACGCGCTCGGGCAGCAGGCCTCCTCCGCGCAGACGGTCGGCGTCGGCAGCGCCGCGACCGTGCAGATCCGGTCCGCGGCGCTCGACGAGAACGACGTGTCGAAGGTCGAGCAGGCGCTGTTCCAGCAGCTGCAGCCGATCGGCTCGAACGGCCAGCCGAGCGCGCAGTCGATCAGCGACAGCGCGGTGAGCGCGTCGTGGGGCGGGGAGATCTCCCGCCAGGCCCTGATCGCGCTCGCCGTGTTCATCGTGCTGGTGACGATCTTCCTGGCGATCTACTTCGAACGCTGGATGGCGGTCGCGGCGCTCATCTCGCTGATCCACGACATCGTCGTCACCGCCGGGGTCTACTCACTGGTGGGCTTCGAGGTGACCCCGGCGACCGTGATCGGCCTGCTCACGATCCTCGGCTTCTCCCTCTACGACACGGTCGTGGTGTTCGACAAGGTGCGGGAGAACTCGCGGGGCCTGCTGGGGCTGACCAGGCGGACCTACGGCGAGACGGCGAACCTGGCGCTGAACCAGACGCTGATGCGCTCGATCAACACCTCGGTGATCGCGTTGCTGCCGGTGCTGGGCCTGCTGATCGTGGGCTACATCCTGCTGGGCTCGGGCACGCTGCAGGACCTCGCGCTCGTGCAGCTGACCGGCATGCTGGCCGGCGTGCTGTCGTCGCTGTTCCTGGCGACGCCGCTGCTGGTCGACCTCAAGATGCGGGACCCGAAGTTCAGGCAGCAGGCCGAGCGCGTGCGTGCCCGGCGGGCCAACCTCGCCCGCAAGGCCGCCGACCGCGAGGTGCTGGACGACAGCTTCGACCCGACCGACGACGAGTCGCTCGACGCCGAGCTGCGCAAGGAGAAGGCCTACGCCGCGGCGGCCAGCGTGCCGTCGCGCACGCCGAAGGCCGGCCGGCAGCAGCCCGGCAAGGGACGGCCCTCGGGCAAGCGGAAGCGCTGAGGCATGGAGCTCGACGCCGCACTGGGACTGATCGCGAGGGTCCCAGACTTTCCCGAGCCCGGCGTGCTGTTCCGGGACCTGTCCCCGCTGTTCGCGCACGGGGACGGGTTCCGCACGGTGGCCGACGCGCTCGCGGCGACGGTGGAGCCGGACGTGGACCTGCTGGCCGCGGTGGAGGCGCGCGGGTTCGTGCTCGCCGCGGCGGTGGGGTACGCCCGTGGGCTCGGCGTGGTGCTGGTGCGCAAGCCGGGGAAGCTGCCGTCGGTGGCGGGCCGGGTGGACTACGCGCTGGAGTACGGCACAGCGAGCCTGGAGCTGCCGGAGAACGTCGTCCCGCGGGACGCGAACGTCGCGGTGGTGGACGACGTGCTCGCCACGGGCGGCACGGTCAACGCGGCGTGTCAGCTGCTGGAGAAGGCCGGCGCGGTCGTGTCCGGCGTTTCGGTGGTGCTGGAACTGGCGGCCCTGTCGGGTCGCACCGTCCTCGACGGCCGCCGGGTGCACTCGCTCCAGGTCGTCTGAGGGCGCCGCCGATCAACCCCCTGCCGTCCACCGCGGATCGGCGCCGTCCGGCGCCACGCGCGGGGATCGGGAACCCATCCGGCCCAAGCGCGTTAGGCTGGTTGTTCCAGAGGGTCATCGCGATGAGCAGGAGGTGGGGGTGAGCCAGGAGCTCGATTCCCCGGCGCCCGCCGACAACGCGTTGACGCACCAGGGGGCGACGCGCGCACCGTCGGCCACCCGGCGCGTCCGCGCTCGGCTCGCGCGGCGGATCACCGCCCAGCGCGCGGCCTCGGTCAAGCAGGTGCTCGAGCCGCTGGCCGCGATCCACCGCGAGCTGCACCCCAACGCCGACCTCAGCCTCCTGCAGCGCGCCTACGACGTCGCCGAGGAGCTGCACCGCGAGCAGCGGCGCAAGTCCGGCGACCCGTACATCACCCACCCGCTCGCGGTCGCCACGATCCTCGCCGAGCTGGGCATGGACACCATCACCCTGGTGGCGGCCCTGCTGCACGACACGGTGGAGGACACCGGCTACTCGGTCGAGCAGCTGACGGAGGACTTCGGCGACAAGGTCGCCCAGCTCGTCGACGGCGTGACCAAACTGGACAAGGTCAAGCTCGGCACCGCCGCGGAGGCCGAGACCATCCGCAAGATGGTCATCGCGATGGCCCGCGACCCCCGCGTGCTGGTCATCAAGCTCGCCGACCGGCTGCACAACATGCGCACCATGCGCTTCCTCCCGCCGGAGAAGCAGGCGCGCAAGGCGAAGGAGACCCTGGAGGTCCTCGCCCCGCTCGCGCACCGCCTCGGCATGGCCACCGTCAAGTGGGAGCTGGAGGACCTCGCGTTCGCGATCCTGCAGCCCAAGAAGTACGACGAGATAGTCCGGCTGGTCGCCGACCGCGCGCCGTCGCGGGACATCTACCTGCGCAAGGTGATCGACGAGCTGAACCTGAGCCTGACCAACTCGCGGATCACCGCGAAGGTCGAGGGCAGGCCCAAGCACTACTACTCGATCAACCAGAAGATGATCGTCCGCGGCCGCGACCTCGACGACATCCACGACCTGGTGGGCGTGCGCATCCTCGTCGAGGACGTGCGCGACTGCTACGCGGCGATGGGCGTGGTGCACGCGCTGTGGCAGCCGATGCCCGGCCGGTTCAAGGACTACATCGCCCAGCCGCGGTTCGGGGTCTACCAGTCGCTGCACACCACCGTGATCGGGCCGGACGGCAAGCCGCTCGAGGTGCAGATCCGCACCTACGAGATGCACCACACCGCCGAGTACGGCATCGCGGCGCACTGGCGTTACAAGGAGACCAAGGGCACGCACACGGGCAACGGCGTCGACATCGACGAGATGGCCTGGATGCGCCAGCTGCTCGACTGGCAGCGTGAGGCGGCGGACCCCGGCGAGTTCCTCGACTCCCTTCGCTACGAGCTCGCCGCACGCGAGATCTTCGTGTTCACGCCCAAGGGCGACGTCGTCACGCTGCCCGTCGGCGGCACCCCGGTGGACTTCGCCTACGCCGTGCACACCGAGGTCGGGCACCGCTGCATCGGCGCCCGCGTCAACGGCAGGCTCGTCGCGCTGGAGCGCAAGCTCGAGAACGGCGACGTGGTGGAGATCTTCACCTCGAAGGCGGAGAGCGCGGGCCCCAGCCGTGACTGGCTGACCTTCGCCCGCTCGCCGAAGGCGCGCGCGAAGATCCGGCAGTGGTTCGCCAAAGAACGCCGTGACGAGGCGATCGAGGCGGGCAAGGAAGCGATCACCAAGGAGATCCGCAAGGTTGGGCTGCCCATGCAGCGCCTGGTCACGGCCGAGTCCATGGGCGCGCTCGCCGCCGAGCTGCGGCATCCGGACATCAGCTCGCTCTACGCGGCGGTGGGGGAGAACCACACCAGCGCCAAGCACGTGGTGCAGCGGCTGGTCGCACTCATCGGCGGGGTCGAGGAGGCCGAGGAGGAGCTGGCCGCTCGCTCCACCCCGTCCACGGTCCACCGGCGGCGCGGCTCGAACGACGTGGGCGTCGTGGTCAAGGGCGCCGGCGACGTGTGGGCCAAGCTCGCGCGCTGCTGCACCCCGGTGCCGGGCGACGAGATCCTCGGTTTCGTGACCCGTGGTGGCGGCGTGAGCGTGCACCGCACGGACTGCACCAACGCCGAGGACCTGCGCAGCCAGCCCGAACGGCTGGTCGAGGTCGAGTGGGCGCCGTCGGAGAACTCGGTGTTCCTGGTCTCGATCCAGGTCGAGGCGCTGGACCGGCACCGGCTGCTCTCGGACGTGACCAAGGTGCTGGCCGACGAGAAGGTCAACATCCTGTCCGCGTCGGTCACCACCTCGCGCGACCGGGTCGCGGTCAGCCGGTTCGCCTTCGAGATGGGCGACCCGAAGCACCTCGGCCACGTGCTGAAGGTGGTGCGCGGCGTCGAGGGCGTCTACGACGTCTACCGGGTCACGTCGGCATCCTGATCGCTTCGTGACGGCGCGGGCCGCCGCCTTCGACGCGATCACAATCATGGGGACGCGGCCGGGACGGCGCTCTAGGGTCGTGTCCATGGCAGCAGGGCTGGAGTTCGCGCGCGACGGTGAGGTCGGCAGGCTGACGTTCGCGCGGCCGGAGAAGAAGAACGCGATCACCTACGACATGTGGTCGGCGATCCCGGAGGTCGTGGCGCAGGTCGAGGCCGACCCCGCGCTGAAGGTCCTCGTGCTCACGGGCGCCGGCGACGACTTCTCGGCCGGCGCCGACATCAGCGAGTTCGGGTCGCTGCGCTCGACCGCGGAGGGGGCGGCGGCCTATGACAAGGCCGTCGTGGGCGCGGTCTCGGCGCTGGAGGCCATGCGGAAGCCGAGCGTCGCGATGATCCGCGGCAACTGCATCGGCGGCGGCTGCGAGATCTCCGTCGCGTGCGACTTCCGTTTCACCGCACCGGAAGCGCGGTTCGGGATCACCCCGGCGAAGCTGGGGATCGTCTACGACTTCCTGTCCACCCGGCAGCTGATGTCGCTGATCGGGCCGGCGCACGCGCGGTACTTCCTGTTGTCCGGCCAGCTGATCGACGCGAGCAGGGCGCGGGAGATCGGCTTGGTCAACGACGTCTTCGGCGCGCTGGAGGACGACGTGGCCGCGTTCGTGGCCACGTTGTGCTCGCGCTCGCAGGCGTCGATCCGGGGGATGAACCGGATCATCGGGAAGATCCTCGCCGGACAGGCCGAAAGCGACGCCGAGATCGACGCGATCCGCTCGGCCGCCATCCACGGGGAGGACTACGCGGAGGGCGTTGCGGCCTTTTTGGAGCGTCGCCCTCCGCGCTTCACGTACCGCTGAACTACGCGTCGACCGTCGCCCCGGTGAACTTCACCGGGGTCTTCGGCGCGCCCGTGCCGTCCTGGCTCTGCGCGGCCGATGCCGGGTCGACGCCGTCGCGCGCGACCTTGTCCAGCACCTGCAGCCCGGTGTCCGAAATGGACC
Proteins encoded in this region:
- the ruvB gene encoding Holliday junction branch migration DNA helicase RuvB, whose amino-acid sequence is MTEFDADETLSALPQTGEREVETTLRPRRLAEFVGQPRVREQLELVLESARRRGVPPDHVLLSGPPGLGKTSLAMIIAVELDAAIRITSGPALERAGDLAAMLSNLAEGDVLFIDEIHRIARPAEEMLYLAMEDFRVDVVVGKGPGATSIPLEIAPFTLVGATTRSGALTGPLRDRFGFTGQMEFYADHELDQVVRRAAAILGIEVDAEASAEIARRSRGTPRIANRLLRRVRDYAEVRADGHITLAVTRAALEVYDVDELGLDRLDRAVLGALVNSFGGGPVGVSTLAVAVGEEPTTVEEVCEPYLVRAGMLARTPRGRVATPAAWEHLGLRPPPDYGRSDQSALFD
- a CDS encoding enoyl-CoA hydratase-related protein, whose amino-acid sequence is MAAGLEFARDGEVGRLTFARPEKKNAITYDMWSAIPEVVAQVEADPALKVLVLTGAGDDFSAGADISEFGSLRSTAEGAAAYDKAVVGAVSALEAMRKPSVAMIRGNCIGGGCEISVACDFRFTAPEARFGITPAKLGIVYDFLSTRQLMSLIGPAHARYFLLSGQLIDASRAREIGLVNDVFGALEDDVAAFVATLCSRSQASIRGMNRIIGKILAGQAESDAEIDAIRSAAIHGEDYAEGVAAFLERRPPRFTYR
- a CDS encoding RelA/SpoT family protein, encoding MSQELDSPAPADNALTHQGATRAPSATRRVRARLARRITAQRAASVKQVLEPLAAIHRELHPNADLSLLQRAYDVAEELHREQRRKSGDPYITHPLAVATILAELGMDTITLVAALLHDTVEDTGYSVEQLTEDFGDKVAQLVDGVTKLDKVKLGTAAEAETIRKMVIAMARDPRVLVIKLADRLHNMRTMRFLPPEKQARKAKETLEVLAPLAHRLGMATVKWELEDLAFAILQPKKYDEIVRLVADRAPSRDIYLRKVIDELNLSLTNSRITAKVEGRPKHYYSINQKMIVRGRDLDDIHDLVGVRILVEDVRDCYAAMGVVHALWQPMPGRFKDYIAQPRFGVYQSLHTTVIGPDGKPLEVQIRTYEMHHTAEYGIAAHWRYKETKGTHTGNGVDIDEMAWMRQLLDWQREAADPGEFLDSLRYELAAREIFVFTPKGDVVTLPVGGTPVDFAYAVHTEVGHRCIGARVNGRLVALERKLENGDVVEIFTSKAESAGPSRDWLTFARSPKARAKIRQWFAKERRDEAIEAGKEAITKEIRKVGLPMQRLVTAESMGALAAELRHPDISSLYAAVGENHTSAKHVVQRLVALIGGVEEAEEELAARSTPSTVHRRRGSNDVGVVVKGAGDVWAKLARCCTPVPGDEILGFVTRGGGVSVHRTDCTNAEDLRSQPERLVEVEWAPSENSVFLVSIQVEALDRHRLLSDVTKVLADEKVNILSASVTTSRDRVAVSRFAFEMGDPKHLGHVLKVVRGVEGVYDVYRVTSAS
- the secD gene encoding protein translocase subunit SecD, coding for MAPPAGRIRPGRYLVFFVLIVVVLYALVFLTGGGKPTPKLGIDLQGGTRVTLSARTPDGSAPSKDSLNQARQIIERRVNGFGVSGAEIILDGNNIVITVPGEQGGDEAKKLGQTAKLGFRKVLDAQTPTTPPAPAVPGADDQTPQLIQQAKATRQDAGLVTGTGNSVAESATAQQALAAFTCAAHDPLRGNDDPNLPLLTCNQDGSEKYLLGPVFLQGTEIDNAVASPPAQNKPGWTVDLTFKSAGRQIWADFTTKNIQQRAAFVLDTQVVSAPTIQSAIVDGNTQISGSFTQQQTKDLADVLKYGSLPLSFTSSDATTVSATLGLASLKAGLIAGGLGLALVFVYCLFYYRLLGALTIVSLALSGLVVYSVLVLLGRWIGFTLDLAGVAGFIIAIGVTADSFVVFFERLKDEIREGRTFRSAVPRGWTRARRTILASDAVMFLASAVLYAIAVGDVQGFAFTLGMSTVLDLVVVFLVTHPLVSLAARSKTLSNPKLTGLGGVQHLADERRSARKAAGAAAKEA
- the yajC gene encoding preprotein translocase subunit YajC is translated as MNQLFLPLLLMLVVAIPLIMGSRKQKRAAAEQKRLQGDLTEGDRVMTTSGLYGTVADTSDETTIDVEIAPGVVTTWLRQAVREKVAPVVDEAEEIEDAEPATVEAVDETPAQQQSGAQVAPPLEHGKK
- a CDS encoding adenine phosphoribosyltransferase; its protein translation is MELDAALGLIARVPDFPEPGVLFRDLSPLFAHGDGFRTVADALAATVEPDVDLLAAVEARGFVLAAAVGYARGLGVVLVRKPGKLPSVAGRVDYALEYGTASLELPENVVPRDANVAVVDDVLATGGTVNAACQLLEKAGAVVSGVSVVLELAALSGRTVLDGRRVHSLQVV
- the secF gene encoding protein translocase subunit SecF; protein product: MASPEKDTPTPTTSVKKGSVFHRLYVGTGAFDIVGKRKRWYVFFGALVLVCIASMGVRGFNLGIEFEGGTQIQLPAHGAHGTITPDQAKQVFADALGQQASSAQTVGVGSAATVQIRSAALDENDVSKVEQALFQQLQPIGSNGQPSAQSISDSAVSASWGGEISRQALIALAVFIVLVTIFLAIYFERWMAVAALISLIHDIVVTAGVYSLVGFEVTPATVIGLLTILGFSLYDTVVVFDKVRENSRGLLGLTRRTYGETANLALNQTLMRSINTSVIALLPVLGLLIVGYILLGSGTLQDLALVQLTGMLAGVLSSLFLATPLLVDLKMRDPKFRQQAERVRARRANLARKAADREVLDDSFDPTDDESLDAELRKEKAYAAAASVPSRTPKAGRQQPGKGRPSGKRKR